In Helicobacter mastomyrinus, a single genomic region encodes these proteins:
- a CDS encoding DUF4006 family protein — MNGLFGLNGLTGFFIAVVLLLSVVAGLGTCAILTQKSVATDYYKIIDATEIKQKNTDNAKYRTDVQ, encoded by the coding sequence ATGAATGGTTTGTTTGGACTTAATGGTTTAACAGGATTTTTCATCGCGGTAGTGCTTTTGCTAAGTGTTGTTGCGGGGCTAGGCACTTGTGCTATCCTCACGCAAAAATCGGTAGCAACTGATTATTACAAAATTATTGATGCAACAGAAATTAAGCAAAAAAACACTGATAATGCAAAATACCGCACAGATGTACAATAA